A stretch of DNA from Terriglobia bacterium:
GACGTGGTCGAGCCGGAGGGGCTGCACCGCTTGTTGAAGGATCGAGTTCTCCGCGAGGCGGTGCCGGTGTGAAAGATCCCCGTGTTCTCGTTCTGCACGCGCTGGAGTGCATCGAGCGTGTTGAGAGGTTCACCGCCGCCGGCGAGAGCGAGTTCCGTGGCAACGATCTGATTCAGGGGGCCGTTCTCCACAACCTGCAAACGATGGCTCAGTCCATCATGCAATTGCCCGATGCGTTCAAGGCGAGCCACCGGGAGGTCGACTGGCGGAGTCTCGTTGGCTTCAGAAACGTCCTCGTGCACGATTACTTGGGGATCAGCGTGCCGCGTGTGTGGGACATCGTGCAGAACGACCTCCCGGCGGTCAAGGTCGCTTTGGAGGCGATGCGTCGCGAGCTCGAAAACGCGTGAACGGCTGAGGACTTCTTCGCGTTCCTCGCGCGCCGCGTCTTCCCCTCGACGGACTACATCCGCCCGCGCCACGAGCTGGACTGCACGCCGGCCCCCGACCTGTTCCACGACCTGTTCGGCCACACGCCGATGATCACGCTCCCCACGTTCGCCGACTTCTACCAGAAGATCGGGAAGGGCGCGCTCAAGGCGGAGGGGAAGAACCGGTGGCGCCTCGAGCGGTTCTACTGGTTCACGGTGGAGTTCGGGATGATCCGAACCCCGGCGGGGCTCAGGATCTACGGGAACGGGATCGTTTCGTCGTTCTCGGAGGCTCAGCACAGCCTGACCGACGCGGTCGAGGTGCGCCCGTTCGATCCCGGAGAGATCGTCGAGCAGGACTACGACGTCTGGCACCTCCAGCCGCTGCTCTACGCCATCGAGTCGTTCGAGCAATTGGCGGACGGGTTCGATGACTGGGCGAGGGGAGAGCGGCTATTGTAGGGAGGGACAGAGGAACAAAGCGAACCTGAGGAACTCGAAGCTGCGAATCCGCGGCAACGTCCGGTACTGGAACGCTATGGCACCCTCGCCCTCTACCCCGAAACCCTCCACACGCACCCGTTTTCCTCCCGGTGCCTGGCCCACACGACGCCTCCCGTCTTCGAGGAGGGGAAGAAGACCCTGGTCCTCGAAGGGGGTCGCCGAATCCCGCCTGTTGGCCAAGGGCTTCGGCAAGACCCGGCCGATCGCGGACAACAAGACCGACGCGGGGCGCGCGGCGCCTCGAACCGGCGATCCGAAAGCGCTATGGCGACCTCGATTTGGAGTGTAAGATCTGGGCCGACGAGAAACGCTGCGTGGAGGAGGACGCCGACGCGGGCTACCCTTCGCCCAAGGGCGAGGCGCTCATGGAGCGGGCGAGCACCTCGGGAACAAGTACGTACGGACCGTCGCGTGGTCCCTGATCCATCCTTGCGTGCGGGGGGGGTCGAAGTCGGAGGTGTTTCAGGAGCGAATGGGGGGTGTTCATGAAAAAGCGCTTGGTGTTGGGCGTGCTGTTGGCAACCTTCGTCTGCATGGCTGCCATGGCGCAGGACGCGCCGTCGAGCGGGCCGGTCTTCGTGAGCGAGCCGGTGGTTCCGACGATCTCCCCGGTCGTCAGGGACCTCCCGGAAGCCCAAC
This window harbors:
- a CDS encoding DUF86 domain-containing protein — protein: MKDPRVLVLHALECIERVERFTAAGESEFRGNDLIQGAVLHNLQTMAQSIMQLPDAFKASHREVDWRSLVGFRNVLVHDYLGISVPRVWDIVQNDLPAVKVALEAMRRELENA